In Lates calcarifer isolate ASB-BC8 linkage group LG21, TLL_Latcal_v3, whole genome shotgun sequence, a single window of DNA contains:
- the slc6a4a gene encoding solute carrier family 6 member 4a — METKDMMMTSMLTMDKGENEGERDKGREEMGGEEEGTQQENGRLMLADGLAEKGPKSLTTGSGQQVSNGFTSSTPQSPRDGPGTAACSGGTASGPGGGAGSSMPLGGLRTLVVQQTSLERPRETWSKKMDFLLSVIGYAVDLGNVWRFPYICYQNGGGAFLFPYLLMAVFGGVPLFYMELALGQFHRSGCISIWKHICPIFKGIGFAICIIALYIAFYYNTIMAWALYYLLSSFGSTLPWTTCTNSWNTANCNRYMSTDHNVSWSNSSTSPAEEFYTRQVLQVHLSPGLHQLGSVSWQLALCLLFIFTIVYFSIWKGVKTSGKVVWVTATFPYLVLLILLIHGATLPGAWRGVVFYLKPDWTKLLSTSVWIDAAAQIFFSLGPGFGVLLAFASYNPFHNNCYKDALVTSSVNCLTSFLSGFVIFTVLGYMAEMRQQDVDAVAKDAGPSLLFIIYAEAIANMPASTFFAIIFFLMIIMLGLDSTFAGLEGVITAMLDEFPHILGKRREWFVFGLVCVCYLGALSTLTYGGAFVVKLFEEYATGPAVITVVLLEVIAVSWFYGTKRFCNDIQVMLGFYPGFFWRLCWVAICPCFLLFIIISFLAFPPEVRLFNYHYPQWTTVLGYCIGVSSFICVPAYMVYHLLNAKGTFKQRLLKSITPEPGSVDHRDYIVTNAV, encoded by the exons ATGGAGACAAAAGATATGATGATGACAAGCATGTTGACAATGGACAAGGGGgagaatgaaggagagagggacaaagggagggaggaaatggggggagaagaggaggggacaCAGCAGGAAAATGGTAGACTGATGCTGGCTGATGGTCTTGCAGAGAAAGGACCCAAGAGCCTGACCACGGGCTCTGGCCAGCAGGTGTCCAATGGCTTCACTTCATCCACCCCTCAGAGCCCCAGGGACGGACCAGGGACCGCAGCTTGCTCTGGGGGCACAGCCTCTGGGCCTGGAGGTGGCGCTGGGTCCTCCATGCCACTGGGAGGCCTCAGGACTCTAGTGGTCCAACAAACCAGCTTGGAGAGGCCCAGAGAAACCTGGAGCAAGAAGATGGACTTCTTGCTGTCTGTGATTGGCTACGCCGTTGACCTGGGAAATGTCTGGCGCTTCCCCTACATCTGCTACCAgaatggaggag GTGCCTTTTTGTTCCCCTACCTGTTGATGGCGGTGTTTGGAGGTGTCCCTCTCTTCTATATGGAGCTGGCTCTCGGGCAGTTCCACCGCAGCGGCTGCATCTCCATCTGGAAACACATCTGCCCCATCTTCAAAG GGATCGGCTTTGCCATCTGCATTATAGCCCTCTACATTGCCTTCTACTACAACACCATCATGGCCTGGGCCTTGTACTACCTACTGTCATCATTTGGGTCAACCCTTCCCTGGACCACCTGCACCAACAGCTGGAACACAGCCAACTGTAACCGCTACATGTCCACCGACCACAATGTGTCGTGGTCcaactcctccacctcccccgcAGAGGAGTTCTATAC TCGCCAGGTGTTGCAGGTTCACCTCTCCCCAGGCCTGCACCAGCTGGGCTCTGTCAGCTGGCAGCTGGCCCTCTGCCTGCTCTTCATCTTCACCATCGTCTACTTCAGCATCTGGAAAGGAGTCAAGACGTCTGGAAAG GTAGTTTGGGTGACTGCTACCTTTCCCTATCTGGTCCTTCTTATCTTACTCATCCATGGGGCCACTCTGCCAGGGGCCTGGAGGGGTGTCGTCTTCTATCTCAAGCCTGATTGGACGAAACTGCTTAGCACTTCA GTGTGGATTGATGCAGCAGCTCAGATCTTCTTCTCTCTGGGTCCGGGGTTCGGTGTACTCCTTGCCTTTGCCAGCTACAACCCATTTCACAACAACTGCTACAA agACGCGTTGGTCACCAGCTCTGTGAACTGTCTGACCAGCTTTCTGTCTGGCTTCGTTATCTTTACTGTGCTGGGATACATGGCTGAGATGAGGCAGCAGGATGTGGATGCTGTGGCCAAGGATGCTG GACCCAGTCTGCTGTTCATCATTTATGCAGAGGCCATAGCAAACATGCCTGCCTCCACTTTCTTTGCCATTATCTTTTTCCTCATGATCATAATGTTGGGTCTGGACAGCACG TTTGCAGGGTTGGAGGGGGTGATCACAGCTATGTTAGATGAGTTCCCTCACATCCTGGGTAAGAGGCGTGAGTGGTTTGTCTTTGGCCTGGTGTGTGTCTGCTACCTCGGGGCTCTCTCCACACTCACATAT GGAGGAGCGTTTGTGGTAAAGCTGTTTGAGGAGTACGCTACAGGCCCTGCAGTCATCACCGTGGTGCTGCTCGAAGTCATTGCTGTTTCCTGGTTCTATG gtaCCAAACGTTTCTGTAATGACATCCAGGTCATGCTTGGTTTCTACCCGGGTTTTTTCTGGAGGCTCTGCTGGGTGGCCATCTGTCCCTGCTTTCTGCTG ttcatcatcatcagtttccTGGCCTTCCCTCCAGAGGTCAGGTTGTTTAACTACCACTACCCACAATGGACCACTGTCCTAGGCTACTGCATTGGGGTGTCCTCATTCATCTGTGTGCCTGCTTACATGGTCTACCACCTGCTCAACGCCAAGGGCACATTCAAACAG CGTCTTTTAAAGAGCATCACTCCAGAGCCGGGCAGTGTGGACCACAGAGACTACATTGTCACCAATGCAGTCTGA